TTAGACAAGACACCAAAAGCCCGGCTTTCATCCGGATTGTATGTATGGACAAAGTAGGATCTTATTCCACTGACCTCGGTCTCAGTAAGAACCTCATCAGAGAAATCAAGAATGGTTCCATCTTCATTCAAGGAAGGGCATCTCTCTCCCAAAAAGTGGGCCTTATTTTTGTATACTTCTCTTCGCCATGCCTCCATCTTTCGACTTAACCTTTTTATCTCTTCGGTGTCTTTAAAAATAAGGCTCAATCTCTCTTTATACATAAGGCCCCAGTTTATTCCCGGTAAATGAATCGCAAGACCTATAGTGATCAAGATGAAAAGGGGTACCCAGGATAGAGCCTTTTCTTTGATCTTATCATCCACTTTTAATTTCCTCCATTAGCTTAACCTTCCCGAAGGTTTCGAGCTTTCGGGAAGGTAAATGTCTGTTCCCAGTTTATTGCTCCACGACTTGGCGGCTTAATCTACCAGGCGATACTTAATCAATGTCCACAAAGCTGAGAGGCCATCCTTCCAGGTAATCTTTTTGCCCTCAGAATAATCCCTGCCTACATAGGTTATTGGCACCTGCTGAATCTTATATTTTCTCTTTAAAACCTTGGCTGTAATCTCCGGTTCAAAGTTAAATCTGTTTGATTTGATCAGAATACTCCTTATGACTTCAGCCTTAAAGACTTTATAGCCTACCTCCATATCACTGATAAGAGTATTGTAAAGAATATTAGTGACCAAAGTCAATAACTTATTCCCCATATAATGCCAGAAAAACATAGCGCTGTTAACTCCAAGAAACCTTGAACCGTAAACCACATCGCACCTTTTCTCTAAGATAGGTTGGAGGAGTTTCGGATAATCTCTGGGATCATATTCCCTGTCGGCATCCTGAATAATGACCAGATCACCCG
This is a stretch of genomic DNA from bacterium. It encodes these proteins:
- a CDS encoding glycosyltransferase family 2 protein → MKLTIIIPVYNEKATIREIIKEVQEVDIGGIEKELILVDDASSDGTRRIIEEEINDNNVIKLYHESNMGKGAAIRSGISAVTGDLVIIQDADREYDPRDYPKLLQPILEKRCDVVYGSRFLGVNSAMFFWHYMGNKLLTLVTNILYNTLISDMEVGYKVFKAEVIRSILIKSNRFNFEPEITAKVLKRKYKIQQVPITYVGRDYSEGKKITWKDGLSALWTLIKYRLVD